The nucleotide window GATGGAATAACTTCCGGGTTTGGAAATCTTCCCGCTAAGGTCACATGTGTTCATCCCCGAGAAATAATCATACCTTGACACAAATCCCTTGGTATCCGTATACATGTGCCCTTCAGGCAGGGGTACAGCAGTTCCTGAGCTTGTAAGGGAAGCATTGAATTGCGGATATGTGCCTTCCAGATCTTTTTTGCTCCAAACCCAGTAAACGTAAGCTTTTGCAACCTTAATAGAACTCCCTGCAGGAGGATTAACACTAAAGTTAACCATATAGCTTTTGTTGTATGTAAGCTCACCACTATATTTACTATCTCCGAGAGAAAAATCAAGGCCTCCATGGTGCTCATCATGGATGACAGTCTGCAAGGGTTTATCTCCGGCATACGAGGCTGAAGCTGGAATTGTGAGCAGCAGGAGATTAAGCAAAATTGCAACTGGCTTCAAATTCATTATTATCCTCATCCGACTCAACAATATGGTTATGCTCGTCGACTTTCGCTTTCAGGGTGTGCTCCCCACCCACAGTTTCAACCCGTATATCGTTCACGATTGTTTTTTGGCCTGTAATTTCCGGAATATTCAATACAGTGACACTTTTTCCGTCAAGAGAAATATTTACATCGAAGTTCCGAGCTGAAGCTTCTCCGTTATTAATAATCTTTACCGGGACAGAGTAGGCAGTTTTCTCCGCTGCATGGGATTCTTCGATACAGCCACTTGAAGCCAGTATTATAAGTACCGCAAGTAAAAGTAGTAAATATGGTTTTTTTCTCCGGAATCCTAAAATCGAGAGGAAAGAAAGAAAAACTATAGAGGAAGACGCGGCTTCTTTCTGTGCCTCTATTTTTACAGGATCTCCAAGGGAAACCGAAAGTTCTGGCTTTGACCTGACACTTACATTTAGTGCACAAACATTGTTTTTCTCATCTGACTCTTGTATATTATTTTCCGGGTCTAAAGAGAGTTCAAGCAGGTGTTTTCCTTTGATTGCAGACCATGAAAAAGAGGAACTATACACTCCGGAAGCTTCCATATGGACTGGGAAAGTTGAAACCTCACTTCCATCTACCTTGAAGCTCATAGTGCAGTTCTGATCATAAATTTCCCCAGGATTGTTTATTGTGAAAGAGATTTTTGCCGGCATTCCATCGACCAGCTCTTCTTCAGAGATATTCATCTCAGGATAAAGGTCTGGAAGAACAGATGCCTTATCCTTTGAGCTCAAAACCAGGGCTGCAAGTACAGGATGCAGGTAGTCCTCTCCTTCCTTATCATCAATATCCCCATCCCCGTTCAGGTCAATTCCCCTCAAAAAGGTTGCTGAGTTATTATCCTGCAAATAATCAAGCACATCAAAACTTTCGATATCAAAATATCTGGAAGGAGAACCTTCATTTCCGGATGCATCATTACTTGTCTCATCAGCAATGTCTCTAACTTTTTCTCCATATTTTTCAGAGAGGTTCCTGGGTGAGGTTCCAAGAGTCTTTCCATTAAATTCAAGATAATCAGGCAGGCCCTTTGATCCTGTAAGGTATACTACTGAAAGATTTGCAGTATCCTTGTTATTCAAAGCCTGTCCGCAGCTGAAATTAACATTTGCCCTGTCATTAGAATTTGCCAGGGTACCGCTCCAGCCTTTCCCGTGAAGATTTACGTTTCCGCTAAGGAGCTGGTAGGAAACTTCAGGTGCTTTTTCGTTCTCACATCCCACGGCAAGCACTGCACCATATACCCTTCCATCCAGCTTGTTTCCTGGCTCTCCCTTGCTTGTAAGGATGTTCACAATATTTTCACCATTTTTTGTAACATTGCTTACATCATAAGAAACCCAATAAACTCCATGGCCTGCACAGTATACATTTTTGCTTTCGTCATTAACACCAGCAAGCGGTAACTGCTCAAGCTTTTGCCCGTTAAACTCAGGCCGGAGCCATCCTTCGTAATTTTCCGTGCCCCCCCAAACTCCAACATACAGACGAGCCCAGCGGACAGTACCATCCGGAACGTTAAAGTTTTGGGAATAGGGAGGAAATGTAAGTCCGTGCCCTCCGTCTATGTACACTTCTCCTCGGAAAGTACCCTGAGCATCCAGAGTTAGAGGTATACCTTCAAAAGAGTAGCTGGCTCCTGTAAGAGGAATTGAAATTAGCAATGAGAGCAAAAAGACAAACAATATAACTATTTTCGTAATTCCTGTTTTCATATCCGCTCACTTTCACACCAGAGCAAAGTTTCAACTTTGAGAGAAACCTGGTAAGTCTCTGATTTCATTTTTGGGTAGATTTCTTTAAGTTCATAGAATTAATATGACAAGTTCGTAGAATAAATATAACAAATTTGTCTCATAATTGAATATTTACAAAAACTTAAAGATTATTAAATATTACTACTTTTCTATTTTGTATGAATAATTATAATAATAGATAATTTTAATAAAGATTATTATAATCAAGATTTACACTCAAACTTAATCTGCATAGATGGCTAAATTTTCAACAATAAATATACGTTATTTTGAGAGATTAATCCTTTTAATACCATAAAAGATAAATTAAAACCATTTTTGAAGTTTTTTAATGTATAAAGGATCAATAATCTTATTTTTTTAAGTTTTGAACTTTAATTTTGGTTTTGGTATAAAATCATAATAACTTAAAAATAGTACTAATTGTTGCCATATTAACATATTGATTAGTGAT belongs to Methanosarcina barkeri 3 and includes:
- a CDS encoding CARDB domain-containing protein, giving the protein MKTGITKIVILFVFLLSLLISIPLTGASYSFEGIPLTLDAQGTFRGEVYIDGGHGLTFPPYSQNFNVPDGTVRWARLYVGVWGGTENYEGWLRPEFNGQKLEQLPLAGVNDESKNVYCAGHGVYWVSYDVSNVTKNGENIVNILTSKGEPGNKLDGRVYGAVLAVGCENEKAPEVSYQLLSGNVNLHGKGWSGTLANSNDRANVNFSCGQALNNKDTANLSVVYLTGSKGLPDYLEFNGKTLGTSPRNLSEKYGEKVRDIADETSNDASGNEGSPSRYFDIESFDVLDYLQDNNSATFLRGIDLNGDGDIDDKEGEDYLHPVLAALVLSSKDKASVLPDLYPEMNISEEELVDGMPAKISFTINNPGEIYDQNCTMSFKVDGSEVSTFPVHMEASGVYSSSFSWSAIKGKHLLELSLDPENNIQESDEKNNVCALNVSVRSKPELSVSLGDPVKIEAQKEAASSSIVFLSFLSILGFRRKKPYLLLLLAVLIILASSGCIEESHAAEKTAYSVPVKIINNGEASARNFDVNISLDGKSVTVLNIPEITGQKTIVNDIRVETVGGEHTLKAKVDEHNHIVESDEDNNEFEASCNFA